A stretch of DNA from Cytobacillus luteolus:
CTATTAAATGACAAGGAACTTGTAGAAGGCTTTTCGTGGAATAAATTAATTAAACGTACTTTGTTTATGGACTATAATATTCGCTATCCTAACATTAGGTATGAAGATATTCCCACAATATTTAAAGTGTTAACTAAGGTAAATAAATGTAAATATATTAATAAAAAACTATATTACTATGTACAGCACGGTGCTTCAATTACCAATACGAAGAATGTAAATAATATTATAGGGTTTATTGCTGCTGTTGAATTGCTGTATGACATCATAGTAGAAGAAAAGTTAGAATCAGAATGTATGGAAGCCTATTATATCTACAGAAGTAAATGCTTGATAGCAGAATATATCTTAACAATTGATGTGGTAAATCATTCTAGTGTATTAAGAACAACCTTTGATACTATTTTTCAATCAATTAAAATGAATCAGTTACTCAAACCCCCAATACAAATTAAACTTATCATTCAGTTATTCTTATATAAAATTCGATTATTGCCACAATTAATGCTAACGTATCAAAAATGTAAATCTTTATATAACAAATATCTGCTGCACTCTTAGAAAAGATTCTAAGAGTTTTTTTATTGGGCAGTTTTAAGTGGGTTGATAATATTAATGAAAAATTTACTTATAGAATTTCAGATTATCGCGGACAAAAGGGGAGGATTAGTTTCCCTTGAACAATTTAAAAATATCCCCTTTGATATTAAGCGGGTTTATTATATCTTTGACACCAAGCCTGATGAAGAAAGAGGGTTTCATGCACATAAAAATCTACAACAGGTTCTGATTTGTTTAAACGGATCATGCAAAGTAAGACTAGATGATGGAACAAACAAAAGAGAATATTATCTCTCTAAACCCAATCAAGGATTACTTATTGAGAAGAGTATTTGGCGAGAAATGTATGACTTTACTGAGGGGTGTGTTCTACTCGTTTTGGCAAGTGATTACTATGATGAAAACGACTATATCAGAAATTATGAAGAATTTAAAAGGAAATAATGAAACCACGGAATAACTCATAAGATTAAATTCGTTTCTAGAAAGAGGTATAACAATGATAAAATTCCTAGATTTACAAGCTATAAACCATAGACTTCACTCAGAAATGATAGAAAAGTTTAACGAATTTTTAATTCGCGGGAATTATATTTTAAGTGAAGAGGTTTCAAGGTTTGAACAAGAATTCTCTCAGTACTGCAATACTGAATTTTGTATTGGAGTGGGCAATGGACTTGATGCCTTAACACTTATTTTAAAGGGCTATGATATTAAAGAGGGTGATGAGGTAATCGTTCCTTCTTATACATTTATAGCAACGGTATTAGCTATTACGGCAACTGGTGCTACCCCTATATTTGTTGAGCCTGGTGCACATACATTTAATATTGATATAAATCGTATAGAAGAACAAATTACAGATAAAACAAAGGCAATATTGGTTGTTCATTTATATGGAGAAGCAGTTGATATGGATAAATTAAGTGTAATAGCAGATAAGCACAAGATAAAAATAATAGAGGATGCTGCACAGGCCCATGGTGCTGAAAGAAATGGAAGAAAAGTAGGGAGTCTAGGTGATGCAGCGGCATTCAGCTTTTATCCTGGGAAAAATTTAGGTGCCCTCGGTGACGGTGGTGCGATTACGACAAATGACAATGTGTTAGCGGATAAAGTAAGAGCTCTTAGGAATTACGGCAGCATACAAAAATATGTTCATTTATACAAGGGAGTCAACAGTAGATTAGATGAGATCCAAGCAAGTTTATTAAGGTTAAAGCTGCCATTATTAGACAGTGATAATGATACCAGAAGAGAAATAGCCAAAATATACAATGAAAATATAAAAAATCCTCATATTATACTCCCACAAATGCCTAGAGATGAAAAAAGTCATGTTTGGCATCTCTATGTTGTTAGAGTGGAAAATAGGAACGAGTTTCAGGAGTACATGAAGTTATGTGGAGTAGAAACACTAGTACATTATCCTATAGCTCCGCATAATCAAAGGGCTTACTCAGAATTCAAGACGATTCATCATCCTATAACAGAATCAATGTCAAAAGAAGTAGTAAGTTTACCTATTTCTCCAGTAATGACGATGGAACAGGTGAATTTTATCGTGACTGTTGCAAATAAATACAAATCTCCTAATCTTGAAAAAAATAACAAGGAATATGTCTCACAAAGTTAGAGTGTGGGTTATAAAAAAAAGGAAAAAGGTGATCGTTTGAAAGGTATTATAATGGCGGGCGGATCAGGCACTCGACTATACCCATTAACAAAAGCTATATCAAAACAAATACTACCGATCTATGATAAACCTATGATTTACTATCCCCTATCTGTTTTGATGTTAGCAGGTATAAGGGAAATATTAATCATTTCAACTCCAAGAGATATTGATTTGTTCAAGGATCTATTAGGTACTGGGAGACATTTAGGGATAGAAATTGAATATGCAATACAGGATAAACCGAATGGTCTGGCTGAAGCGTTT
This window harbors:
- a CDS encoding glycosyltransferase, giving the protein MNLIKVSIIIPVYNNEKFLDKCLSSVINQTLKDIEIIIINDGSTDGSLLKLKEYESQNSNIILLNQKNAGQASAINRALEIACGEYIGFVDADDFVDHHMFETLYQEVKCNNLDLIICNWTKVDTNGKVLSYNDHDKYDNKILGRDEVIQEFLLNDKELVEGFSWNKLIKRTLFMDYNIRYPNIRYEDIPTIFKVLTKVNKCKYINKKLYYYVQHGASITNTKNVNNIIGFIAAVELLYDIIVEEKLESECMEAYYIYRSKCLIAEYILTIDVVNHSSVLRTTFDTIFQSIKMNQLLKPPIQIKLIIQLFLYKIRLLPQLMLTYQKCKSLYNKYLLHS
- a CDS encoding sugar 3,4-ketoisomerase, yielding MKNLLIEFQIIADKRGGLVSLEQFKNIPFDIKRVYYIFDTKPDEERGFHAHKNLQQVLICLNGSCKVRLDDGTNKREYYLSKPNQGLLIEKSIWREMYDFTEGCVLLVLASDYYDENDYIRNYEEFKRK
- a CDS encoding DegT/DnrJ/EryC1/StrS family aminotransferase, producing MIKFLDLQAINHRLHSEMIEKFNEFLIRGNYILSEEVSRFEQEFSQYCNTEFCIGVGNGLDALTLILKGYDIKEGDEVIVPSYTFIATVLAITATGATPIFVEPGAHTFNIDINRIEEQITDKTKAILVVHLYGEAVDMDKLSVIADKHKIKIIEDAAQAHGAERNGRKVGSLGDAAAFSFYPGKNLGALGDGGAITTNDNVLADKVRALRNYGSIQKYVHLYKGVNSRLDEIQASLLRLKLPLLDSDNDTRREIAKIYNENIKNPHIILPQMPRDEKSHVWHLYVVRVENRNEFQEYMKLCGVETLVHYPIAPHNQRAYSEFKTIHHPITESMSKEVVSLPISPVMTMEQVNFIVTVANKYKSPNLEKNNKEYVSQS